One stretch of Leadbetterella byssophila DSM 17132 DNA includes these proteins:
- a CDS encoding TldD/PmbA family protein encodes MKRRDFIQIAGLGTIMLTGRAVSAHTLLEPGLDVAVKKRLADAALNAAKSHGATYADVRIGRYLNQYVITRENKVQNIVNTESYGVGVRVIANGCWGFAAIVDAKSEAETARAAEQAVAIAKANSKLMKSPVILAPQKGYGEVSWKTPMTRNAFEVPIQEKVDLLLNVNDAAMKNGANYVNSLLFMVNEQKYFASTDGSYIDQDVHRIWPVFAATAIDPKTGKFETRQSLSAPVGRGYDYLQSNPSDKVTGVTTRYNKGYDMLEDAIAGAQQAKEKLSAKSVEPGKYDLVLDPSHLWLTIHESVGHPLELDRVLGYEANFAGTSFATLDKLKSGNFNYGSKEVHLFADKLQEGSLGAVGWDDEGVKTKQWDLVKDGILVNYQATRDQVHILGENESHGCCYADSWSSVQFQRMPNVSLAPGKTPYSVQDMIKDVKKGIYIVGDGSFSIDQQRYNFQFGGQLFYEIKNGEIVGMLKDVAYQSNTQEFWNSCVKVCDAKDYRLGGSFFDGKGQPSQSSAVSHGSSTARFNGVNVINTARKIG; translated from the coding sequence TTGAAAAGGAGAGACTTTATTCAGATTGCCGGCCTGGGCACTATCATGTTGACGGGTCGGGCGGTGAGTGCTCATACCTTGCTTGAGCCTGGCCTAGACGTGGCAGTTAAGAAGCGTCTGGCTGATGCTGCCTTGAATGCGGCGAAGTCGCATGGCGCTACCTATGCTGATGTGAGGATTGGGAGATATCTCAATCAATACGTCATTACTAGAGAGAACAAGGTACAAAACATTGTAAACACCGAAAGTTATGGAGTAGGTGTGCGTGTGATCGCTAACGGATGCTGGGGCTTTGCTGCTATTGTAGATGCAAAGTCTGAAGCGGAAACGGCTAGGGCAGCTGAACAAGCAGTAGCCATAGCTAAGGCTAACTCCAAGCTCATGAAAAGCCCTGTGATACTAGCGCCTCAAAAGGGGTATGGAGAGGTTTCTTGGAAAACCCCGATGACCCGTAATGCCTTTGAAGTGCCTATTCAGGAGAAGGTTGACCTTCTGCTTAACGTAAATGATGCAGCCATGAAAAATGGGGCGAATTACGTGAATTCTCTCCTCTTCATGGTGAATGAGCAAAAGTACTTTGCTTCTACAGATGGTTCCTACATTGACCAGGATGTGCACAGGATATGGCCGGTTTTTGCGGCTACTGCCATTGATCCTAAAACCGGTAAATTTGAAACCAGACAATCTCTGAGTGCACCGGTAGGAAGAGGATATGATTATCTTCAAAGTAACCCTTCTGATAAAGTTACGGGTGTAACTACCCGCTACAATAAGGGCTATGATATGCTTGAAGACGCCATTGCAGGTGCTCAGCAAGCAAAGGAGAAATTGTCCGCTAAATCCGTAGAGCCGGGCAAATATGATTTGGTTTTAGATCCATCCCATTTGTGGCTAACCATCCATGAATCAGTGGGACACCCACTAGAATTAGACAGAGTCTTAGGCTACGAAGCTAACTTTGCGGGTACTTCTTTTGCTACATTAGATAAATTGAAATCTGGTAATTTCAACTATGGAAGTAAAGAAGTCCACCTTTTTGCCGACAAGTTACAAGAAGGCTCATTAGGTGCTGTGGGTTGGGACGACGAGGGCGTAAAAACCAAACAATGGGACTTGGTGAAAGACGGTATACTGGTAAATTATCAAGCCACCCGTGATCAAGTACATATTCTAGGCGAAAACGAATCGCATGGATGTTGTTATGCTGACAGTTGGAGTTCCGTTCAGTTCCAAAGAATGCCAAACGTCTCTTTGGCTCCGGGGAAAACGCCATATTCTGTACAGGATATGATCAAGGATGTGAAGAAAGGAATTTACATAGTGGGTGATGGTTCTTTTTCCATTGACCAACAACGATATAATTTCCAATTTGGAGGGCAGCTTTTCTACGAGATCAAGAATGGAGAAATTGTAGGAATGCTTAAAGATGTGGCTTATCAGTCGAATACTCAGGAATTCTGGAATTCTTGTGTGAAGGTTTGTGATGCGAAGGATTACCGCCTAGGAGGCTCTTTCTTTGATGGGAAAGGGCAACCTTCTCAGTCTTCAGCGGTGTCTCATGGTAGTTCTACCGCTCGTTTTAATGGGGTTAACGTAATCAATACAGCACGTAAAATCGGATGA
- a CDS encoding TldD/PmbA family protein, protein MKALLNEFEAKALLEKVIRLSKAEECTAFLSGEIKGNIRYARNEVSTSGSITNQNLLVQAAFGKKVGTATIDEFDEASLERVVRRAEELARLAPENPEYMPNLGPQQYLESKGYFESTAAFDADKRAEAVAKSLAIADQDGLTSAGFLENQTAFSAMMNSKGLFAYYPSTLINFSLTVRTSDGTGSGYVIRGYNDASKLDTEALTQIAVAKAKGSVNAKALEPGKYTVILEPTAAAVLMESLYGDLDARSADEGRSAFSLPGGKTRLGEKIVDERVTIYSDPTNPDLPSPAWSGDGLPQYKVYWIEKGVVKNLAYSQYWAQQKGKSPLPYPNNLIMEGGTESLEDMIKGTKKGILVTKLWYIRPVDPQSLLMTGLTRDGTFYIEDGKIKFPVKNFRFNESPIIMLNNLESLGKSERVVSTESDQSYMVPAMKIREFTFSSLSDAV, encoded by the coding sequence ATGAAAGCATTACTAAACGAATTTGAAGCAAAAGCCCTTTTGGAGAAAGTAATACGTCTCTCTAAAGCAGAGGAATGTACAGCCTTCTTAAGCGGTGAAATCAAGGGTAACATACGTTACGCCAGAAACGAGGTGTCTACCAGCGGAAGTATAACTAACCAAAATCTTTTGGTCCAAGCGGCTTTCGGTAAAAAAGTAGGGACTGCCACCATAGACGAATTTGATGAAGCCTCTCTGGAGAGAGTAGTTAGAAGGGCAGAGGAGTTAGCTAGACTGGCCCCTGAAAATCCGGAATACATGCCTAATTTAGGCCCTCAGCAATATCTAGAATCTAAAGGCTACTTTGAAAGTACAGCAGCTTTTGATGCAGATAAAAGAGCGGAGGCGGTAGCCAAGAGTTTGGCTATTGCAGATCAGGATGGTTTGACATCAGCTGGATTCTTAGAGAACCAAACAGCTTTCTCTGCTATGATGAACTCCAAAGGGCTGTTTGCGTATTATCCAAGTACCCTGATCAATTTCTCCTTGACCGTCAGAACGAGTGATGGCACAGGGTCTGGTTATGTGATCAGAGGATATAATGATGCCTCTAAACTGGATACTGAAGCATTGACTCAAATAGCTGTAGCGAAGGCAAAAGGTTCTGTAAATGCTAAGGCACTGGAGCCTGGAAAATATACGGTTATATTAGAGCCTACTGCTGCGGCCGTTCTAATGGAAAGCCTTTACGGTGATCTGGATGCTAGGTCTGCTGACGAAGGTAGATCCGCCTTTAGTTTACCTGGAGGCAAAACCCGTTTGGGTGAGAAGATTGTAGATGAAAGAGTAACCATCTATTCTGATCCTACAAATCCGGATCTTCCCTCTCCCGCATGGTCAGGAGATGGTTTGCCGCAATATAAGGTGTACTGGATAGAAAAGGGTGTAGTGAAGAACCTGGCTTATTCCCAATATTGGGCACAGCAAAAAGGTAAAAGCCCGCTTCCTTATCCCAATAACCTCATCATGGAAGGAGGAACGGAGAGTTTGGAAGACATGATTAAAGGTACCAAAAAAGGAATTTTGGTGACTAAATTATGGTATATCCGCCCCGTAGATCCTCAATCCTTACTGATGACCGGATTGACCCGTGACGGAACCTTCTACATCGAAGACGGAAAAATCAAGTTCCCGGTGAAGAATTTCCGTTTTAACGAGAGTCCTATCATCATGTTGAATAATTTAGAAAGTTTAGGCAAATCTGAAAGGGTAGTGAGTACGGAATCTGACCAAAGTTATATGGTTCCGGCCATGAAGATTAGAGAATTTACCTTCTCGTCTCTTTCAGATGCGGTATAA
- a CDS encoding DUF4159 domain-containing protein, which translates to MRPFFFTRLQYTSGNWDTDQRMPSNLLHSLVEYTTIPIDEKERIIPLSSNELFKSPFCYLSGHKLVEFSTQERDHFRRYVNNGGFVFVDDCNHDIDGLFAKSFELEMERTFGPGRLNKIPNNHPLYTCFFEFDGPPTTSFELNGWGDDLVHDYLKAVEVNGRIGVLYSNKDYGCEWDYDFRNKRWLVEDNTRFGVNIIKYALTV; encoded by the coding sequence GTGAGACCGTTTTTTTTTACAAGATTACAATATACCTCCGGAAACTGGGATACAGACCAACGTATGCCCTCTAACTTGTTGCATTCCCTTGTGGAATACACAACTATACCCATAGATGAGAAGGAAAGGATTATTCCTTTGAGCAGTAATGAACTGTTTAAAAGTCCTTTCTGCTATCTGAGTGGTCATAAGTTGGTGGAATTTTCCACACAGGAGAGAGATCATTTCCGGAGGTATGTAAATAATGGGGGTTTTGTTTTTGTGGACGACTGTAACCACGATATAGACGGGCTGTTCGCTAAATCTTTCGAATTGGAGATGGAGAGGACCTTCGGCCCCGGCCGACTAAACAAGATCCCCAATAACCATCCCCTTTACACTTGTTTTTTTGAATTTGATGGGCCTCCTACTACGAGTTTTGAGTTGAACGGTTGGGGCGATGATTTGGTGCACGATTATCTCAAGGCTGTGGAAGTAAATGGCCGAATAGGAGTTTTATACAGCAACAAGGATTACGGTTGTGAATGGGACTACGATTTCCGAAATAAGCGCTGGTTAGTGGAAGATAACACGCGTTTCGGTGTAAATATTATTAAGTACGCATTAACGGTTTGA
- a CDS encoding AAA family ATPase, with protein sequence MENLKEYKELVSKLPALKKEIGKIIVGQEEAIDEVLIALLAGGHCLLEGVPGLAKTLMVKTLAEALDMSFKRIQFTPDLMPGDIVGTEVMEEHEGKKTFVFNKGPLFAHVVLADEINRTPPKTQSALLEAMQEYKVTYSGTTYQLPKPFFIIATQNPIEQAGTYPLPEAQLDRFLLYIKLNYPTEQEELMVLKNTTGTRNVPLQGVFTEKEIQTLQDLCRQVHITDELLAKVNGLVRSTRPADSTSDFVKQWCDWGAGPRAGQALVLCAKARALMQGRFSVVPEDISALAKPVLRHRIALNFKAEAEGISADKVIENLVWKS encoded by the coding sequence TTGGAAAATTTAAAAGAGTATAAAGAACTTGTAAGCAAACTGCCTGCATTAAAGAAAGAGATAGGTAAGATTATTGTAGGCCAAGAAGAAGCTATTGATGAAGTATTGATTGCCTTATTAGCTGGAGGACATTGCCTCTTGGAGGGTGTTCCCGGTCTGGCAAAAACTTTGATGGTGAAAACCCTTGCTGAAGCTCTAGATATGAGTTTCAAGAGGATACAGTTCACTCCGGATTTGATGCCGGGTGATATAGTAGGAACAGAGGTGATGGAAGAACATGAAGGTAAGAAAACCTTTGTTTTTAATAAAGGTCCTCTCTTTGCTCATGTGGTACTTGCAGATGAGATTAACCGTACACCGCCTAAAACTCAATCTGCCTTATTAGAAGCCATGCAGGAGTATAAGGTGACCTATTCCGGTACTACCTACCAGTTGCCTAAGCCGTTCTTTATTATAGCTACGCAAAACCCTATAGAACAGGCGGGTACTTATCCCCTGCCTGAGGCCCAGTTAGACCGCTTCCTGCTTTACATCAAGTTGAATTATCCTACGGAGCAGGAGGAATTGATGGTATTGAAGAATACTACGGGAACCAGGAATGTACCTTTGCAAGGTGTATTTACGGAAAAAGAAATTCAAACTTTACAAGACTTGTGCAGACAAGTGCACATCACTGACGAATTACTAGCCAAGGTGAACGGTTTAGTGCGTTCTACCCGACCAGCAGATTCTACTTCTGATTTTGTGAAGCAGTGGTGCGACTGGGGTGCGGGTCCAAGAGCAGGTCAGGCTTTAGTACTTTGTGCCAAAGCTAGAGCTTTGATGCAAGGTAGATTCTCAGTAGTGCCTGAAGATATCTCAGCATTGGCTAAACCGGTGTTAAGACATAGGATAGCTTTGAATTTCAAGGCGGAAGCAGAAGGAATCAGTGCCGATAAAGTCATAGAAAACCTGGTATGGAAATCCTAA
- a CDS encoding DUF58 domain-containing protein: MEILKLNNLQLAGKIISERVLLGVHSSKKYGMGTEFEQYRHYLPGDDLKRIDWKLYARSGKHLVKESLTESHMHVRFVIDMTASMNYEEEVSRLTYAKTLVASLSYLAYRQNDPQSLFFLKNGKVEQAVAEGRGSFQKILYTLESAKAEGGWPQARASFPLYAGKELVVFVSDLLQMDSEWTALLKNMASPKRQILVIQLLGEKEKSLDLKGFFRFDDLEGSDYYELDADSVKKGYKEAIGKYLEELKNDLLMPHVHLIQASLQDDPATVISQGLKLIRR; encoded by the coding sequence ATGGAAATCCTAAAGCTAAATAATTTACAATTAGCAGGAAAAATCATCAGTGAACGCGTGCTCCTAGGGGTCCATTCTAGTAAAAAGTATGGAATGGGAACAGAGTTTGAGCAATATAGGCATTATCTGCCAGGAGATGATCTGAAGAGAATAGACTGGAAGCTATATGCCAGATCCGGCAAGCACTTGGTAAAAGAAAGCTTAACGGAAAGCCATATGCATGTCCGTTTTGTCATTGACATGACCGCTTCTATGAACTACGAAGAAGAGGTCAGTAGATTAACTTATGCTAAAACTTTAGTAGCATCCCTGTCTTATTTGGCATATAGACAAAATGATCCTCAAAGTCTGTTTTTCTTAAAGAATGGAAAAGTAGAGCAGGCTGTTGCGGAAGGGAGGGGTAGTTTTCAAAAGATACTCTACACCTTGGAATCAGCTAAGGCAGAGGGAGGCTGGCCTCAAGCTAGAGCAAGTTTTCCCTTATATGCCGGGAAGGAGTTAGTAGTGTTTGTATCTGACCTTCTGCAGATGGATTCAGAATGGACGGCTTTGCTGAAAAATATGGCATCTCCTAAGCGACAAATCCTGGTCATACAGTTGCTGGGAGAAAAGGAAAAGAGTTTAGATCTGAAAGGTTTCTTCCGATTTGACGATTTGGAAGGCTCAGATTACTATGAATTAGATGCAGATAGTGTGAAGAAAGGTTATAAAGAAGCCATAGGGAAGTATTTGGAGGAGCTAAAGAATGATTTGTTAATGCCTCATGTGCATTTGATTCAGGCATCTCTCCAAGATGATCCAGCTACAGTCATAAGTCAGGGATTAAAATTGATCAGAAGGTAA
- a CDS encoding BatA domain-containing protein, with the protein MENPGIWWGALGLILPILLHFWHHKKGKPIAWAATRFLKEIAVKRSRGFRLEDLPLLILRCAVLLSLLLFLSKPWIGWMKTEVVHWVEPAVKEQFKFEIEQAKQKGEKVLWFDGSEEKEPLVYDLQMGLNTWKGKAKHHIYLDANSDYSAFDQVFVPGEFELHISPSAARDTVEAPKNMVALVTYGHKEVIAALNSIREVLAVNVEIDTAEIEGKKYDIRFGAHAKESAELQICPRPEDKRQEVVKGNIIYLDQPWNQSDLVFDGRLPEWIWAKFQGPPREEISENQLKSKFQSRTTGVTPYEPGFFILFLVLLGGERWWSIRKNA; encoded by the coding sequence ATGGAGAATCCGGGAATTTGGTGGGGAGCATTAGGGCTTATTCTTCCTATACTTCTCCACTTTTGGCACCATAAAAAGGGCAAACCCATAGCTTGGGCTGCTACGCGTTTCTTGAAGGAAATAGCAGTCAAGAGATCCAGAGGCTTTCGTCTGGAGGACTTGCCTTTATTGATCCTTAGATGCGCTGTACTACTGTCTTTACTTTTGTTTTTGTCCAAACCCTGGATAGGATGGATGAAAACAGAGGTGGTACATTGGGTAGAGCCAGCAGTAAAAGAACAGTTTAAATTTGAAATAGAGCAGGCAAAGCAAAAGGGAGAGAAGGTACTTTGGTTTGATGGATCTGAAGAAAAAGAACCTCTCGTTTATGATCTTCAAATGGGTTTGAATACGTGGAAAGGCAAGGCCAAACATCATATCTATTTAGATGCAAACTCGGATTATTCTGCTTTTGATCAAGTGTTTGTACCAGGTGAATTCGAGTTGCACATCAGTCCATCTGCTGCAAGAGATACGGTGGAAGCACCAAAGAATATGGTAGCCTTGGTAACGTATGGACATAAGGAAGTCATTGCTGCTCTTAACAGTATACGGGAAGTTTTAGCAGTGAATGTAGAAATTGATACTGCAGAAATAGAAGGCAAGAAATACGATATACGTTTTGGCGCTCATGCAAAAGAAAGCGCAGAATTGCAGATCTGTCCGAGACCAGAGGATAAACGTCAAGAGGTAGTAAAAGGTAACATTATCTATTTAGATCAGCCTTGGAATCAATCAGATCTGGTGTTTGACGGTAGATTACCAGAATGGATATGGGCTAAATTTCAAGGTCCTCCTCGAGAAGAGATCTCTGAAAATCAGTTAAAAAGTAAATTCCAAAGTAGAACTACAGGAGTTACTCCGTATGAACCTGGCTTTTTTATCCTTTTCTTGGTATTATTAGGAGGGGAGAGATGGTGGTCAATTCGTAAAAATGCTTAG
- a CDS encoding DUF4175 family protein: MRNLVKKVENQMQGNQWLKVLLVGIAGQLLIGRFLDEESRWTAFLRGIPYLLSLFYFVPLKNSKERALRFLHSYFPQAEYSLDLLEKEEWNVAEQLQVERLEEQLQGQKLPNLLFRDLWKYLLLVAFAWATTIIKIKIENKEDKELITKAAEEKREIAPTFSQLRVKVNPPSYTGISATHSGDGNISTIVGSQVEWTVKMSKTDEVKVYLHNGRGEDLAFIKSGDAFSYKDKVVSTGIYGLKAVWKDSVIWQSDYYKIESIPDHAPKIEPGTKELYQFHSLNDPKDLKLEAKISDDFAVTQVYLVATLARGSGENVKFREVRFPVSNDRFKSKVLSKQLSLTALNFTPGDELYYYWAAIDNKSPQPNFSKSDTYFIVYKDTSAKNQTDIATMAVNILPEYFRSQRQIIIDTEKLIAQRKKLKVADFNATSNEIGFDQKALRIRYGQYLGEEYETNIGGHVEDSDDPLEGFMHKHDSEDEHHHEHIKPAQKAEASTSSDPLAELLEAYVHSHDDAEANTFYEASTRSLLKTAMENMWQSELHLRLYEPEKALPYEYKALEFLKEAQHKARTFIAKTAYDPPPIKEGELRMKGELKKFNDHFKKELSLSEVQLKVLCARAIGYLNVYPQWGNKEKEEIARLSTALSPIMVQAGLDKWKVIRLLQNSLNDTTLSANDLQYLKSSLKELTTGKNVGSTPRKPANKSLEKAFWNHYL, translated from the coding sequence ATGCGAAATTTGGTAAAGAAGGTTGAGAATCAGATGCAGGGAAACCAGTGGTTAAAAGTACTGCTGGTAGGAATAGCGGGACAGTTGTTGATAGGTCGATTCCTAGATGAAGAATCTCGCTGGACGGCCTTCTTGAGGGGCATTCCTTACTTACTGTCTTTATTTTACTTTGTACCCTTGAAAAATAGCAAGGAAAGGGCATTGCGTTTTTTGCATAGTTATTTTCCTCAAGCGGAATATAGCTTAGACCTCTTAGAAAAGGAGGAATGGAATGTGGCGGAGCAACTGCAGGTAGAACGATTAGAAGAACAATTACAAGGACAAAAACTACCTAATCTATTATTTCGGGACCTTTGGAAGTATCTACTATTAGTAGCATTCGCCTGGGCTACAACTATTATCAAGATAAAGATTGAAAATAAGGAGGATAAAGAACTAATTACAAAGGCGGCAGAAGAAAAAAGGGAGATAGCACCCACCTTCTCTCAACTAAGGGTAAAGGTAAATCCTCCTTCCTATACAGGTATAAGTGCTACTCATTCTGGGGATGGAAATATCTCGACTATTGTGGGAAGTCAAGTAGAGTGGACGGTCAAGATGAGTAAGACAGATGAGGTAAAAGTATATCTACATAATGGAAGAGGAGAGGATTTAGCATTCATAAAATCAGGTGATGCGTTCTCCTATAAAGATAAGGTGGTCAGTACCGGAATTTATGGTCTAAAGGCGGTTTGGAAAGATTCGGTTATTTGGCAGTCTGATTATTATAAGATAGAGTCCATTCCTGACCATGCACCAAAGATTGAACCCGGCACCAAGGAACTCTACCAGTTTCATTCCCTCAATGATCCCAAAGATTTGAAACTTGAAGCAAAGATCAGTGATGATTTTGCTGTTACTCAAGTATATCTGGTAGCCACTTTAGCCAGAGGATCAGGGGAAAATGTAAAGTTCAGAGAAGTGAGATTTCCTGTAAGCAATGATAGATTTAAGAGTAAGGTTTTATCAAAACAATTATCTCTTACAGCACTGAATTTTACTCCTGGTGATGAGTTGTATTATTATTGGGCGGCAATAGACAATAAATCACCTCAACCCAATTTTTCCAAATCAGACACCTATTTTATTGTCTACAAGGACACATCTGCTAAAAACCAGACAGATATAGCCACTATGGCGGTGAATATCCTACCGGAATATTTTAGAAGTCAAAGACAAATCATCATTGACACGGAAAAGTTAATAGCGCAGAGAAAGAAACTCAAAGTAGCTGATTTTAATGCTACTTCTAATGAGATTGGTTTTGACCAAAAAGCTTTGCGTATTAGGTATGGGCAGTATTTGGGCGAAGAATATGAGACCAATATCGGAGGGCATGTAGAAGATAGTGATGATCCTTTGGAAGGGTTTATGCATAAGCATGATTCTGAAGATGAACATCATCACGAACATATTAAGCCGGCCCAAAAGGCGGAGGCATCTACATCTTCTGATCCGCTTGCAGAGTTACTAGAAGCCTATGTTCATTCACATGATGATGCAGAAGCGAATACTTTTTATGAGGCATCTACCAGGAGCTTGCTCAAGACGGCAATGGAGAACATGTGGCAATCAGAATTGCATCTCAGATTATATGAGCCGGAAAAGGCTTTGCCTTATGAATATAAAGCATTGGAATTTCTGAAAGAAGCACAACATAAGGCTAGAACGTTTATAGCTAAGACGGCTTATGATCCGCCTCCCATTAAAGAAGGGGAACTTCGTATGAAAGGAGAATTAAAGAAGTTTAATGATCACTTTAAAAAGGAATTGAGTTTAAGCGAAGTGCAATTGAAAGTGCTGTGTGCGAGGGCAATAGGATACTTAAATGTTTATCCTCAATGGGGGAATAAGGAAAAGGAGGAGATTGCCAGATTAAGTACGGCGCTTTCACCCATAATGGTTCAGGCCGGATTAGATAAATGGAAAGTGATACGCTTGCTACAGAATAGTTTGAATGATACTACTTTAAGTGCAAATGATTTACAGTACTTGAAGAGTAGTTTAAAAGAGTTGACAACCGGGAAAAATGTAGGGAGCACCCCTAGGAAGCCGGCAAATAAGAGTTTGGAAAAAGCATTTTGGAACCATTATTTATGA